The window GCGGTCGAGCGCGTCGATGGCTAGGTTCCGGAGGTAGGCCGGGAACTCGGGCATCGGGGTGGTCGGGCCGGGGGCCGAGGTGATGGGTGCGCCGTCTGGGTATTGCGCGGCGACCAAGGCAGCGGCGGCGATAGCTCGTGGGGCGTCGGAGAGCCGGGGGTCATCGTCGGCTGGATTCGCGACGCGTTCGAGGACGGCGCCGATCATTTCGATGCGGGTGTGTGCCGGCGCGTCGTCCAGTTCGATGGCGAAGTCGGCGGCATCGTCGTTGCCGAACGGGCTGGCGTCCCAGGTCCCCATGATTACTTCGATCTCCCCGATCGTGTCGGGGTGATCTTCGCATCATGAGTTGGTGTTCGTAGAAGGCCGATCGGGA of the Actinoplanes sichuanensis genome contains:
- a CDS encoding DUF4259 domain-containing protein encodes the protein MGTWDASPFGNDDAADFAIELDDAPAHTRIEMIGAVLERVANPADDDPRLSDAPRAIAAAALVAAQYPDGAPITSAPGPTTPMPEFPAYLRNLAIDALDRVVTTPTWLAEDWDATPDGPAWRQTISELRRILDPPQRESLFDL